CTCATCGGCGAGGCGGCCGGAAAGCAGGCCAATCCGTTCGCGGATGCGCCTGTGTCGGGCGGCGTGGTCGGCGCGCAGGCGGGCACGCTCACGTTCATGGTGGGCGCCGACGAACCCCTCTTTGAACGGCTGCGTCCCGTGCTTGCCGGCATGGGCAAAAATATGGTGCGTTGCGGCGAAACGGGCACGGGTCAGATCGCGAAAATCTGCAATAACCTGCTGTTAGGGATTTCCATGATTGGCGTCGCGGAAGCGATGAAACTCGGCGAAACGCTCGGTATCGATCCGACGAAACTGGCGAGTATTGTCAATACATCGACGGGACGTTGCTGGAGTTCGGATACGTGTAATCCCTATCCGGGTATTGTCGAAACGGCGCCCGCATCGCGCGGATATTCGGGCGGTTTCGGCGCCGATCTGATGTTGAAAGACCTCGGATTGGCCGTCGATGCGGCGCGCGGCGCGAAACAGCCGGTTTTCATGGGAGCGCTGGCACAACAGTTGTATCAATCGATGAGCCAGCAGGGCTTAGGCGGACTCGATTTTTCCGGCATTATCAAGCTGTACGCGAAGCAATAAAGCACTCAAAAAGCTTATCGATTCGGCACGCACGTGCGTGCCGAATCCCATGACAAAAATAACTGCTTTATTCAGTTGCACTGCACAACGCCGCTCGTAATCCCATACTGAGCAAGACCATCGGGAATACGATGATTCGCTTTCCCGAAAATTGTCCTATTCTGAAAGCACGACGCACTTGTGCCGTTCGCACCGAACGCACTCCGATGCGCCTCCGTGCAGGTAGAACGCCCGTCGTTTCGGGCAATCAGATGAGGAGTACGCGATGCAAGTAACACGACACTTAAATATGGAATTGCGGCATGCCACGGTGCCGACTTATATCGCCAGCTATTTCTTCCCGTTGCTCCTATTGGCATACGAAGTCTGGCGAGTGGGGTCATGGGTCGCGGTAAACGGCTTCAACTTCATGAACTTCAACTCGATGGGTTATGAGTTCGCGTTGATGATCGCCGTGTTCTGCATGCAGGTCATCGTGGAAATCGCGTTCCTCGCGGGCGCCGTTTTAACGAAGCACAAGGACGTCGGCCATCGGCTGGCGAATCTGTCGCTCGGTCTGTTCTGCTCGCTGGTCGTGCTGGGTTTCGATCTCGCACTGCAATACGGTTTGAGCGGAAGTTAAAACGAAACGGATTTCGCGGTTGATTCGGAAAACGAAACGCCGGGTGCGAGTTGTTCACACGCAACCGGCGTTTTCTTTTTCCGCTCGTATATAGAGCGCGATCAGAGCGCGATTGATGAGGTTTCAACAACCCGCCGCGCCCGGCAATGCCGGCGGCGTTTCCGCCCGCTCCTCATGGCATTTTCGATCCGCATCTTTCAGCGCGCTGCGCAAGCCTTCTTCCACGACCGGATGATAGAAAGGCAGCCTGAGCGTCTCGTCGAGCGTTAATTCCAGTTGAATCGCCCAGGCGAGCAAATGCCCGAGATGCTCCATGGCCGGGCCGCAACCCTGCGCGCCGCGCAGCCTGCCGGTTTTTGCGTCGGCGTACACGTGCAGCAGGCCGCGATTCTGCCGCATCACGCGGCTGCGTCCCTGATTCTCGAACGACGCTTCGCCGGTCACGGTCATTTGCTTGTCGAGATCGTCGTACGCCGCGCCGACGCTCACCGCCTGCGGCTCGCAGAACACGATCGAGAAGGGCACCTTGCGCTTGACCGCCTGAACGTCCGGGAAGCGCGCGGCGTTGTCGCCGGCGAGCTTGCCTTCGTCGGCGGCGTCGTGAAGCCATGGGCGCGTGCCGTCGCAATCGCCTGCTAAGAAGATGTGGCTCGCGCCGCACTGCATCGTGGTTTCGTCGAAGACGGGCACGCCCTTGTCGTTCAGTTCGATGCCCGCCTTCTCCAGCGCGAGCGGCTTCAGATTCGGCGCGCGGCCGGTCGCCGCAAGTACCAGATCGAAGTGCTCGACATGCTCGCTTCCATCCGGCGCGACGAAGCGCAGCGTCGGCTGATCGTCCTCGAGCGACATGTCTTTGAATCTCGCGTCCGGATCGAAATAGAACGCTTCGGCAAGCGCCGCCGCCAGCGTGTCGCGCACCGGCGTATCGCGTAGTCCGGCGACGTTGCCGCCCTTGCCGAACATGAACACTTCGACATCGAGCCGCGCCAGCGCCTGCCCCAGTTCCAGCGCGATCGGTCCTGCGCCGAAGACCGCGATGCGCTTCGGCAGCGTGTGCAGCTCGAACAGGTCGTCGCTCGTGATGAGCTGGTCGCCGAAGATCTTCAACTCGTCGGGCACGCTCGGCGCGGCGCCCGTGGCAATCACGATACGTTTCGCCGTGACGCGCACATCGTCGCCGACGAGCAGCCGCGTCGGCGTGTCGAAGCGCGCTTGCCCGCGCAGGATGGCGTCGTCCGGTAGCGCGTCGATTTCCTCGAGCACGCTGCGGACGAAATAGTCGCGCTCGCGGCGCACATAATCGAGCGCGTGCGCGGCATTGACCTCGAGCGCGTGCGTTCCTTCGATGCCGCGCGCTGCGAGCGCACGCGCCTCGTGCAGGCCGTTCGCGGCCGCGAGCAGCAGCTTCGACGGCATGCAGCCGATACGCGCGCAAGTCGTACCGAACTCGCCGCCTTCGATCAGCACGGCGTTCGCGCCCGCAAGCCGCGCCGCGCGAAACGCAGCCATGCCCGCCGTGCCTGCGCCGATCACGGCGACATCCACGTTGATTTCCTTCATCCTCTTTCCCGTCTTTCGATGGTCGAAGCGCTGTCAGCCGTTATCCGCGAAACCCGGATAGAGCGTCATGCCGCCATCGACGAAGAGCGTCGTGCCGACCACATAATCGCTCTCGTCGGAGGCGAGCCACACGGCCGCGCGGCCGATATCCTCGACTTCGCCGATGCGTCCATACGGCACCAGCTTGAGCAACTGGTCGAGCTTCTCCTGCGTGTCCCACGCATCCCGGTTGATGGGCGTGCGGATCGCGCCCGGCGCAATGCCATTCACGCGGATGCGCTGCGGCGCGACCTCCTGCGCCAGCGATTTCATCATCATCTGGATGCCGCCCTTGGACGCCGCGTAGTTCACGTGTCCCGCCCACGGAATGACTTCATGCACGGAACTCATGCAGATGATCTTGCCGAGCGCCTTAGACACGTCGCGCGGGCCGCGCCGCTCAAACTCGCGTACCGCGCGCTGCGCCGTGAGAAATTGCCCGGTGAGATTCGTTTCGATGACCGTGTGCCAGTCGGCGAGCGTCATCGCGGTGAACTCTGCGTCCTTCTGCAGGCCCGAATTCGCCACGACGATATCGACAGTGCCGTAGCGTTTGACGACGGCATCGAACATGGCGTCGACTTGCGCTTCGTCGGATACATCGGCGCCGACTGCGAAGGCATCGCCGCCTTTGGCGCGGATCGCGTCGGCGAGTTGTTCGGCGGGTTCGGCGTGCGAGTGATAGTTGATGGCGACGCGTGCGCCGGCTTCGGCAAGCGCCGTCGCGACGCCCGTGCCAATGCCCGAACTCGCGCCGGTAACGAGCGCGATCTGGCCTGCGAGGGGTGAGTGCATGTGGGTGTCCGTGTCGTGTCGTCTTTCGTCTGGAGCAAGGCGCGCGCCCGCGAAGAAGAACGAAACGCGGACGCTTACGCCCCGAGCAGCCCCTGATAGACCTCCGCGTACCGCAGCGCCGCCGTTTCCCAGCCGAAGTTCTGGCCCATCGCGCGCTTGACGACGTTCTTCCATTCCGTGCGCCGCGCCTTCAGTGCGAACGCCCGCCGGATCGCGCCGACAATGCCCGCGCGATCGAATGCGCTGAAATCGAAGCCGGTGGCGAGGTCGTCGGCGAGATTTTCGAGCGAGCAATCGACGACGGTGTCCGCCAGCCCGCCCACGCGATGCACGAGCGGCAGCGAGCCATACGCGAGCGCGTACAACTGCGTGAGCCCGCACGGCTCGAAGCGCGACGGCACCATCACGACATCGCTCCCGGCGATGATCGAATGCGACAGCGTCTCGTCGAAGCCGAGCTCCACCGCGACCGCGCCCGGATGCGCCGCCGCCGCGTTCTTCATGCCGGTTTCGAGCGCCGGGTCGCCGGTGCCGAGCACGACGAGCTGCCCGCCGCGCTGCACGATGTCGGGCACCGCGGACAGCAGCAGATCGAGTCCCTTCTGCTCGGTGAGCCGGCTGACGACGCCGAAGAGCAGGGCGTCTTCGTCGCGCGTGAGGCCCATGCGTTCCTGCAGCGCCGCCTTGCACTTCGACTTGCCCGCCGGCTTCGCGGCCGTGTATTTCGCGGCGATGGTGTCATCGACCGAGGGGCTCCAGATCGAATAATCGACGCCGTTCAGAATGCCGGTGATGTCGTGCGTGCGCGTCTGGAGCAGGCCGTGCAGCCCGGCGCCGTGCGCCTGCGTCTGGATTTCGCGGGCGTAGGTCGGGCTGACGGTCGTGATGCGGTCGGCGTAGTAAAGGCCCGCCTTGAGAAACGAAACGAGGCCGTAAAACTCCACGCCATCGACGGCGTAGAAGTCGCCCGGCAACTGCAACGCGCCGAATTCCGACGCCGGAAACGTGCCCTGATACGCGAGATTGTGGACCGTCATTACCGTGCCGACGCGGGCCGCGCCTTCGCGTTCGAACGCGCGCAGATACGCGGGCGCGAGACCCGCGTGCCAGTCGTGCGCATGGACGATGTGCGGTTTCCACTCCGGATCGACGCCCGTGGCGATGCGCGCCGCAGCCCAGCCGAGCAGCGCGAAACGGCGGTCGTTGTCGGCATACGGACGATGCGCGGCATCGAGATACGGATTGCCCGGCCGATCGTAGAACTGATCGGCGCGAACCACGTACACCACCACGCCGTGCGGTTTGAGCACGCCGCGCTCAAGCCGGATGTCGCCCGCGCCGAACGCGGCGCCGAGACTCGCGACCAGCTTCAGGTCGTCGAGGCCCGCAAGCACCGCCGGAAAGCCCGGCAGCACGACGCGCGCATGCGTGCCCAGTTGCGATTGCGCGGGCGGCAGCGCGCCGACCACATCGGCGAGGCCGCCGGTTTTCAACAGTGGAAACATCTCAGCTGCGGCATGCAGCACGCATACGGTCATCGGCGCTCCCGTCGACTGGTTTCGTGTTTTCGTCGCGTTCTTGTAATAGGCGCGGCGCGCGGGCGTCGTTCGCTGGTCGGCCGCTAGGAAAGACGCGCCAGTGCCTCGCGCGTGATCAGCGTGACCCCCGATTCCGTGCGGAAGAAGCGCGCGGCGTCGTCGTCCGGATCCTCGCCGACTACGAGCCCTTCAGGCACCGTGCAGCCGCGGTCGATCACAACGCGCTGCAAGCGGCAACTCGGCCCGATGGTCACCTGCGGCAACAAGACTGCCTCATTGATGTTACAGAACGAGTGCACCCGCACCGCCGACGAAAACACCGACTTCGACACCTGCGACCCAGAAATTACGCAGCCGCCGCAGACGAGCAGATTGGTGATCGCGCCTTGCTGGCCGTTCAGGTCGCGCACGAACTTGCCGGGCGGCAGTTGTTCCTGATTGGTCCAGATCGGCCAGTTGCGGTCGTAGAGATCGAGTTCCGGAATCGTCGATGCAAGATCGAGATTCGCGGCCCAATAGGCGTCGACGGTACCGACGTCGCGCCAGTACGCGGGCGCGTCCGGATCGCTGCTCGACGTCACGCACGACATGCCGAACGGATGCGCGATGGCCTTGCCCGTCGTCACGACGCGCGGAATGATGTCCTTGCCGAAGTCGTGATCCGTGCTCGAATTTTCGATGTTGTCCTGGAGCATTTCATAGAGATACTTCGCGCTGAACACGTAGATGCCCATGCTGGCGAGCGCGATGTCGGGCTTGCCGGGCATGGCGGGCGGATCGGCGGGCTTTTCGAGGAAGGCGGTGACGCGGCGGTTTTCGTCGACGTGCATCACGCCGAACGCGACCGCATCCATGCGCGGCACCTCGATGCAGCCGACCGTGCAGTCCGCGCCGCTCTCCACATGGTCGAGCACCATGCGCGTGTAGT
This portion of the Caballeronia insecticola genome encodes:
- a CDS encoding SDR family oxidoreductase, which codes for MHSPLAGQIALVTGASSGIGTGVATALAEAGARVAINYHSHAEPAEQLADAIRAKGGDAFAVGADVSDEAQVDAMFDAVVKRYGTVDIVVANSGLQKDAEFTAMTLADWHTVIETNLTGQFLTAQRAVREFERRGPRDVSKALGKIICMSSVHEVIPWAGHVNYAASKGGIQMMMKSLAQEVAPQRIRVNGIAPGAIRTPINRDAWDTQEKLDQLLKLVPYGRIGEVEDIGRAAVWLASDESDYVVGTTLFVDGGMTLYPGFADNG
- the glgC gene encoding glucose-1-phosphate adenylyltransferase; protein product: METLAKNRTDLQKSTLAIVLAGGRGTRLGPLTDKRVKPAVHFGGKYRIVDFALSNCLNSGIRRIAVVTQYKAHSLIRHLQRGWGFLRGEFNEFIDIWPAQQRVDSSWYRGTADAVYQNLDIVRSIGPEFVIVLAGDHIYKMDYTRMVLDHVESGADCTVGCIEVPRMDAVAFGVMHVDENRRVTAFLEKPADPPAMPGKPDIALASMGIYVFSAKYLYEMLQDNIENSSTDHDFGKDIIPRVVTTGKAIAHPFGMSCVTSSSDPDAPAYWRDVGTVDAYWAANLDLASTIPELDLYDRNWPIWTNQEQLPPGKFVRDLNGQQGAITNLLVCGGCVISGSQVSKSVFSSAVRVHSFCNINEAVLLPQVTIGPSCRLQRVVIDRGCTVPEGLVVGEDPDDDAARFFRTESGVTLITREALARLS
- the mmsB gene encoding 3-hydroxyisobutyrate dehydrogenase — translated: MKIGFVGLGHMGGPMAANLLKAGHAVTAFDLSPDALDAAKTAGATLAASPRAAAGGAEVVITMLPAAQHVKAVYLNDDGVLAGVAKGVPLVDSSTIDPATAKLIGEAAGKQANPFADAPVSGGVVGAQAGTLTFMVGADEPLFERLRPVLAGMGKNMVRCGETGTGQIAKICNNLLLGISMIGVAEAMKLGETLGIDPTKLASIVNTSTGRCWSSDTCNPYPGIVETAPASRGYSGGFGADLMLKDLGLAVDAARGAKQPVFMGALAQQLYQSMSQQGLGGLDFSGIIKLYAKQ
- the glgA gene encoding glycogen synthase GlgA, producing the protein MTVCVLHAAAEMFPLLKTGGLADVVGALPPAQSQLGTHARVVLPGFPAVLAGLDDLKLVASLGAAFGAGDIRLERGVLKPHGVVVYVVRADQFYDRPGNPYLDAAHRPYADNDRRFALLGWAAARIATGVDPEWKPHIVHAHDWHAGLAPAYLRAFEREGAARVGTVMTVHNLAYQGTFPASEFGALQLPGDFYAVDGVEFYGLVSFLKAGLYYADRITTVSPTYAREIQTQAHGAGLHGLLQTRTHDITGILNGVDYSIWSPSVDDTIAAKYTAAKPAGKSKCKAALQERMGLTRDEDALLFGVVSRLTEQKGLDLLLSAVPDIVQRGGQLVVLGTGDPALETGMKNAAAAHPGAVAVELGFDETLSHSIIAGSDVVMVPSRFEPCGLTQLYALAYGSLPLVHRVGGLADTVVDCSLENLADDLATGFDFSAFDRAGIVGAIRRAFALKARRTEWKNVVKRAMGQNFGWETAALRYAEVYQGLLGA
- a CDS encoding dihydrolipoyl dehydrogenase, coding for MKEINVDVAVIGAGTAGMAAFRAARLAGANAVLIEGGEFGTTCARIGCMPSKLLLAAANGLHEARALAARGIEGTHALEVNAAHALDYVRRERDYFVRSVLEEIDALPDDAILRGQARFDTPTRLLVGDDVRVTAKRIVIATGAAPSVPDELKIFGDQLITSDDLFELHTLPKRIAVFGAGPIALELGQALARLDVEVFMFGKGGNVAGLRDTPVRDTLAAALAEAFYFDPDARFKDMSLEDDQPTLRFVAPDGSEHVEHFDLVLAATGRAPNLKPLALEKAGIELNDKGVPVFDETTMQCGASHIFLAGDCDGTRPWLHDAADEGKLAGDNAARFPDVQAVKRKVPFSIVFCEPQAVSVGAAYDDLDKQMTVTGEASFENQGRSRVMRQNRGLLHVYADAKTGRLRGAQGCGPAMEHLGHLLAWAIQLELTLDETLRLPFYHPVVEEGLRSALKDADRKCHEERAETPPALPGAAGC